From the Longimicrobiaceae bacterium genome, one window contains:
- the dnaN gene encoding DNA polymerase III subunit beta, translating to MKFTITRENLQQGLGAVAGSIPTRTTLPVLANILIEAEDGEVRMSGTDLDTAVSVRVPAEVTEPGAITAPAKKLQEIARELPGSVEMSTQGDTISINSGRTRFKLNGLPRDEFPAFPKVDFAESWKLTGTDLQRLISHVSFAASTEETRPILNGVLWQLGDGDMRMVATNGHRLAKMTLPIETGTRTPAGDLIVHPKALGQVQRLFGSAANVEIARSENHIGFRGEGVQVFTRLIEGPYPNYEQVIPKDNDKSLVADKGALTAAVRRMAIVASDQTHRIRLSLGGPMLRFSVETPDLGAATEELPVEYDGEPLEIGFNAQYLLELLRYMPTDEVKLSFKAPERAATIQPIGNEDTPDYLCLVMPLRLLS from the coding sequence ATGAAATTCACCATCACGCGCGAGAACCTGCAGCAGGGCCTGGGGGCCGTGGCGGGAAGCATCCCCACGCGCACCACGCTGCCCGTGCTGGCCAACATCCTCATCGAGGCCGAGGACGGCGAGGTGCGGATGAGCGGCACCGACCTGGACACCGCGGTGTCGGTGCGCGTGCCGGCCGAGGTGACGGAGCCGGGCGCCATCACCGCGCCTGCGAAGAAGCTGCAGGAGATCGCGCGCGAGCTGCCCGGCTCGGTGGAGATGTCGACGCAGGGCGACACCATCTCCATCAACAGCGGCCGCACGCGGTTCAAGCTGAACGGCCTGCCGCGCGACGAGTTCCCCGCCTTCCCCAAGGTGGACTTCGCCGAGAGTTGGAAGCTGACGGGCACCGACCTCCAGCGCCTGATCTCGCACGTGTCGTTCGCGGCGAGCACCGAAGAGACGCGGCCGATCCTGAACGGCGTGCTGTGGCAGCTGGGCGACGGCGACATGCGGATGGTGGCCACCAACGGGCACCGGCTGGCGAAGATGACGCTGCCCATCGAGACCGGCACGCGCACGCCGGCGGGCGACCTGATCGTGCACCCCAAGGCGCTGGGCCAGGTGCAGCGCCTGTTCGGCAGCGCGGCCAACGTGGAGATCGCCCGCAGCGAGAACCACATCGGGTTCCGCGGCGAGGGGGTGCAGGTGTTCACGCGGCTGATCGAGGGGCCGTACCCCAACTACGAGCAGGTCATCCCCAAGGACAACGACAAGTCGCTGGTGGCCGACAAGGGCGCGCTGACCGCCGCCGTGCGCCGCATGGCGATCGTGGCGAGCGATCAGACGCACCGCATCCGCCTGTCGCTGGGCGGTCCCATGCTGCGCTTCAGCGTGGAGACGCCGGACCTGGGCGCCGCCACCGAGGAGCTGCCGGTGGAGTACGACGGCGAGCCGCTGGAGATCGGGTTCAACGCCCAGTACCTGCTGGAGCTGCTGCGCTACATGCCCACGGACGAGGTGAAGCTGAGCTTCAAGGCGCCGGAGCGTGCGGCGACCATCCAGCCCATCGGCAACGAGGACACGCCGGACTACCTCTGCCTGGTGATGCCGCTGCGCCTGCTGAGCTGA